From Drosophila yakuba strain Tai18E2 chromosome 2L, Prin_Dyak_Tai18E2_2.1, whole genome shotgun sequence, one genomic window encodes:
- the LOC6526420 gene encoding uncharacterized protein LOC6526420 → MIKWKIFVFAILHYQFSTAMRAFHGPCNPNMTAVGDLDMERFKGKWYTHSMYPNLSLRVPKCQSTDFIEEEEDKFIVVARELSNQTGTVKMRKVEILNVEPQLGRYLLDTKNSAFPEGVLLYVLDTDYVNFAIRFMCFDASKIFSFHWAVIQTRKRLPTVQVIHMAQYYGQQAGLVISDMSKVPQEACPHDT, encoded by the exons ATGATCAAATGGAAGATCTTCGT CTTTGCAATCCTGCATTATCAGTTTTCGACGGCCATGAGGGCTTTCCATGGCCCCTGTAACCCCAATATGACTGCAGTCGGGGATTTGGACATGGAGCGATTCAAGGGAAAGTGGTATACCCACTCGATGTATCCGAATCTCTCGCTGCGAGTGCCAAAGTGTCAGTCTACGGACTTCATTGAGGAGGAAGAAGACAAGTTCATTGTTGTAGCCCGGGAACTGAGCAACCA AACTGGCACTGTCAAGATGAGAAAGGTGGAAATACTGAACGTAGAGCCACAGCTTGGGAGGTACCTTTTGGACACAAAAAATTCGG CATTTCCTGAGGGCGTTCTGTTGTATGTCCTGGATACCGATTATGTGAACTTTGCAATACGATTTATGTGCTTCGATGCCAGCAAAATATTCAGTTTTC ATTGGGCTGTCATCCAGACGCGAAAACGATTGCCTACTGTTCAGGTGATACATATGGCTCAGTACTATGGACAACAGGCCGGTCTGGTGATAAGTGACATGAGCAAAGTTCCCCAGGAGGCGTGTCCTCACGATACTTGA
- the LOC6526421 gene encoding apolipoprotein D has protein sequence MNHNHQSSSHLLLLISLVFGAVWVAHGQVPFPGKCPDVKLLDTFDAEAYMGVWYEYAAYPFAFEIGKKCIYANYSLVDNSTVSVVNAAINRFTGQPSNVTGQAKVLGPGQLAVAFFPTQPLTKANYLVLGTDYESYAVVYSCSSVTPLANFKIVWILTRQREPSAEVVDAARKILDDNDVSQAFLIDTVQRNCPRLDGNGTGLAGEDGLGVDDFVSTTVPNAIEKA, from the exons ATGAATCACAATCACCAGTCGAG CTCGCACCTGTTGCTGCTTATCTCCCTCGTATTTGGAGCAGTGTGGGTGGCCCATGGCCAGGTGCCCTTTCCCGGCAAGTGCCCAGATGTGAAGCTACTGGACACCTTCGACGCGGAAGCG TATATGGGCGTTTGGTATGAGTACGCCGCCTATCCATTTGCCTTCGAGATCGGCAAGAAGTGCATCTATGCCAACTACAGTCTCGTAGACAACAGCACTGTTTCGGTGGTGAATGCGGCTATCAATCGATT CACCGGGCAACCCTCGAATGTAACTGGACAGGCCAAGGTCCTTGGACCCGGTCAATTGGCCGTGGCCTTTTTCCCGACGC AGCCATTGACGAAGGCCAACTACCTGGTTTTGGGCACCGATTACGAGTCTTACGCCGTCGTCTACAGCTGCTCCAGTGTGACGCCTTTGGCCAATTTCA aaATTGTTTGGATCTTGACCCGTCAGCGTGAACCTTCAGCGGAAGTAGTTGATGCGGCCAGAAAGATCTTGGACGACAACGATGTGTCCCAGGCCTTCCTCATCGATACTGTTCAGAGGAACTGTCCCCGCTTGGATGGCAATGGCACTGGGCTGGCTGGGGAAGATGGCCTCGGTGTGGATGACTTTGTGTCCACCACGGTGCCGAATGCCATCGAGAAGGCATGA